The proteins below are encoded in one region of Thermodesulfobacteriota bacterium:
- a CDS encoding nuclease-related domain-containing protein, translating into MLIKERDNRDADILELRRLLEYPITAKQRFLIEREIKCIDSGARGEESSAYFIDFRWRDSKNTAIIHDLRLEYRGFVAQIDHLLINRLLDVYVLESKNYYYGVKITPEEEFLVWNGNTYHAIESPIEQNQRHIDLLGRIFQQPGFMPTRLGVPIPANFLSYVMVAPNSRVDRPTKEKFDTSMVIKADGLGAAIDKRIDDTSAVVAISSLTKLVSQETLESFARRLVRLHRPAKFDFAAKFGVTVPDTPDKASQPVVGVADVGADGTVAKGETACEACGSSVDGKVAYYCRINKRKFGGKILCRSCQQKPEAPATTSTVSVALAPEGNHIVGSSEKKGTCGRCGAAVDGKVVYFCRINKEKFAGKVLCRPCQQVGGPPVS; encoded by the coding sequence ATGCTGATCAAGGAACGGGACAACCGCGACGCGGACATATTGGAGCTACGACGGCTTCTGGAGTACCCGATTACCGCCAAGCAGCGTTTCCTCATTGAGCGGGAGATCAAGTGCATCGACTCCGGCGCGCGAGGCGAAGAGAGTTCCGCATACTTCATTGATTTCCGGTGGCGCGACAGCAAGAACACTGCGATCATCCACGACTTGCGCTTGGAGTACCGGGGATTCGTCGCACAGATCGACCACCTGCTGATCAATCGCCTCCTCGACGTCTACGTACTTGAGTCTAAGAACTACTATTACGGGGTCAAGATCACTCCGGAGGAGGAGTTCCTCGTCTGGAATGGGAATACGTATCACGCCATCGAGTCTCCGATCGAACAGAATCAGCGCCACATCGATTTACTGGGAAGGATCTTCCAGCAGCCCGGATTCATGCCCACCCGTCTGGGTGTCCCCATTCCTGCGAACTTCCTGAGCTATGTCATGGTCGCGCCAAATAGCCGCGTTGATCGCCCGACAAAAGAGAAGTTCGATACGAGCATGGTGATCAAAGCGGATGGGCTCGGGGCGGCCATCGACAAGCGAATCGACGATACCTCTGCAGTGGTCGCGATTTCTTCCCTTACAAAGTTGGTGTCCCAAGAGACCCTGGAGAGCTTTGCTCGAAGATTAGTTCGCCTGCACCGACCTGCGAAGTTCGACTTTGCCGCCAAGTTCGGCGTTACCGTTCCGGACACACCGGACAAGGCATCACAGCCGGTCGTTGGTGTCGCGGATGTCGGTGCCGATGGCACCGTGGCGAAGGGGGAGACTGCCTGCGAAGCTTGCGGATCATCGGTGGATGGGAAGGTGGCCTATTACTGCCGCATCAACAAGAGGAAGTTTGGAGGGAAGATCCTCTGCCGCTCCTGCCAACAGAAGCCGGAAGCGCCAGCCACCACCTCGACCGTGTCGGTCGCCCTGGCCCCAGAAGGAAACCATATCGTTGGTTCCAGCGAGAAGAAAGGAACGTGTGGACGCTGTGGCGCAGCAGTTGATGGGAAGGTCGTCTACTTCTGTCGGATAAATAAGGAGAAATTTGCGGGGAAGGTGTTGTGCCGCCCGTGTCAGCAGGTTGGAGGTCCACCGGTTTCGTAA
- a CDS encoding ATP-binding protein, producing the protein MKFVDRQEELGFLEREYAQPSFRFIPLYGRRRVGKTRLVREFITNKPAIYFLADTVAEPEQLKNLGRCVGEYFKDMVLAESGFRDWEQFFRYIREKSKRTRLVLAIDEFPYLVNANRAISSIFQKGIDTHLKDTKLFLILLGSSIGKMEREVLLSKAPLYGRRTGSLKIGELKFGALREFFPEADLVKRVAIYATFGTVPAYLEQVRPKESIIRNIAELILSRNTYLHNEVEFLLREELREPRDYYVILRAIAQGKRKLSEIMNDTGFDKAHLSRYLDILRSLGFVEKEVPVTEKSPDKSRLGLYRLRDRFFAFWFKYVLPNRGRLEIGNEGYVLKQIEDSFDRHVGEAYEAISREIFLDLAKQEKIPVTSIGRWWSRNEEIDLVALDEESKTAWFGECKWTGKKVGTDVYQDLRRKSELVEWHAGKRKERFILLSRSGFTPAMLDLAKREKVFLVEGETKLQ; encoded by the coding sequence ATGAAGTTCGTCGACCGGCAGGAGGAACTCGGATTCCTCGAGCGGGAATACGCGCAGCCGTCGTTCCGGTTCATCCCGCTTTACGGAAGGCGCCGGGTGGGCAAGACCCGGCTCGTCCGTGAGTTCATCACAAACAAACCGGCCATCTATTTCCTCGCGGATACCGTCGCCGAGCCGGAACAGCTTAAAAATCTCGGCAGATGCGTCGGGGAATATTTCAAGGACATGGTCCTTGCCGAGTCGGGCTTTCGCGACTGGGAGCAGTTTTTCCGGTATATCCGTGAAAAGAGCAAGCGGACGCGCCTGGTCCTCGCGATCGATGAATTCCCCTACCTCGTAAACGCCAACCGGGCCATCTCCTCGATTTTCCAAAAAGGGATCGACACGCACTTGAAGGACACGAAACTGTTCCTGATTCTTCTCGGTTCCAGCATCGGGAAGATGGAACGCGAGGTGCTTCTTTCGAAGGCGCCCCTCTACGGCCGCCGGACGGGCTCCCTGAAAATCGGGGAGCTCAAATTCGGAGCATTGAGAGAGTTCTTCCCGGAAGCGGACCTGGTGAAACGGGTGGCCATCTACGCCACATTCGGAACGGTGCCCGCCTACCTGGAACAGGTCAGGCCGAAGGAAAGCATCATTAGAAACATCGCCGAACTGATCCTTTCCCGGAATACCTACCTTCACAACGAGGTGGAGTTCCTCCTCCGGGAAGAGCTCCGCGAACCGCGGGACTACTACGTCATCCTCCGGGCGATCGCCCAGGGAAAGAGGAAGCTCTCAGAGATCATGAACGACACGGGGTTCGACAAGGCCCATCTCTCCCGTTATCTCGACATCCTGCGATCCCTGGGATTCGTCGAGAAAGAGGTTCCCGTCACTGAGAAGTCTCCCGACAAGAGCCGGCTCGGCTTGTATCGTCTGCGTGACAGATTCTTCGCGTTCTGGTTCAAGTACGTCCTGCCGAACCGCGGACGGCTCGAAATCGGCAACGAGGGCTACGTCCTCAAGCAAATCGAAGACTCATTCGACCGGCATGTGGGTGAAGCCTACGAAGCGATATCCCGGGAGATCTTCCTGGATTTGGCAAAGCAAGAGAAGATCCCGGTCACTTCCATCGGCCGCTGGTGGTCCAGGAATGAAGAGATCGACCTCGTGGCGCTTGACGAGGAAAGCAAAACGGCATGGTTCGGCGAGTGCAAGTGGACCGGGAAGAAGGTCGGAACGGACGTATACCAGGACCTTCGCAGGAAATCGGAACTGGTGGAGTGGCACGCCGGCAAGAGAAAGGAACGGTTCATCCTGTTAAGCCGCAGCGGCTTCACCCCCGCGATGCTCGACCTGGCAAAACGGGAGAAGGTGTTTCTTGTGGAGGGCGAAACCAAACTCCAGTGA